A window of the Linepithema humile isolate Giens D197 chromosome 4, Lhum_UNIL_v1.0, whole genome shotgun sequence genome harbors these coding sequences:
- the sn gene encoding protein singed, producing MQSNGSENVGSENGVDKSGWTVGLINGKFKYLTAETFGFKINANGSSLKKKQLWTLEGSEHQVFLRSHLDRYLAVDQFGNVTGESEESSDPGCAFQIQLASDGSGRWALKNIQRGYFLGSSQDELKCTAKAPGEAEYWLVHLAARPQVNLRSAGRKRFAHLSATQDEIHVDAPVPWGEDTLFTLEFRPATMGDDHSHGDRTKSEGGHYALHTCNNKYLARDGKLLDACTRDCLYAAEFHAGLLALRDIHGAYLAPIGSKAVLKSRSTTVTRDELFSLEESLPQASFVAALNQRYVSVKQGVDVTANQDEISGHETFQLEFDRVTKRWYVRTMQDRYWSLEAGGGIQASDHKRSSNALFDLAWQSNDGTVALRANNGKFLATKRSGHLYANADSLNGNDSDPAKYHFYLMNRPVLVLRCEQGFVGPKSAASPKLECNKAVYETIRVERCERGVVRFKGQNGKYWHADSEGVTVDSDMPSDGFYLELREPSRICIKCVDGRYLTAGKNGVLRLGDTDYESATKWEF from the exons ATGCAGAGCAACGGCTCGGAGAATGTTGGATCTGAGAACGGCGTCGACAAATCGGGATGGACG GTTGGATTGATCAACGGAAAGTTTAAGTATCTGACGGCGGAGACATTTGGTTTTAAAATCAACGCCAACGGATCGAGCCTGAAGAAGAAGCAATTGTGGACTCTGGAGGGCAGCGAACATCAGGTTTTCCTTCGCTCCCATTTGGATCGATATCTAGCAGTCGACCAGTTTGGTAACGTGACAGGCGAGAGCGAGGAGTCGTCGGACCCGGGATGCGCTTTTCAAATACAACTCGCTTCCGATG GCAGCGGTCGATGGGCGCTGAAGAACATCCAGAGAGGCTACTTCTTAGGCTCGAGCCAAGATGAATTGAAGTGTACCGCTAAGGCCCCAGGCGAAGCGGAGTACTGGCTCGTACATCTCGCCGCCAGACCGCAG GTGAATCTTCGATCGGCCGGGAGAAAACGCTTCGCACACCTGAGCGCCACTCAGGATGAGATTCACGTGGACGCACCGGTGCCCTGGGGTGAGGACACTCTATTCACTTTGGAATTTCGCCCGGCAACTATGGGCGACGATCACAGCCACGGGGATCGCACTAAATCCGAAGGCGGCCATTACGCGCTACATacttgcaataataaatatctcgcACGTGATGGCAAACTGTTGGACGCTTGCACACGGGATTGTCTGTACGCCGCGGAGTTCCATGCCGGCCTTCTCGCTCTTCG CGATATACATGGCGCGTACTTGGCACCGATCGGCAGTAAGGCTGTTCTGAAATCGAGATCAACAACTGTTACGCGCGACGAGCTCTTCTCTTTGGAGGAATCTCTACCACAGGCATCGTTCGTCGCGGCATTGAACCAGCGATACGTTTCCGTTAAGCAAG GCGTCGACGTGACGGCCAATCAGGACGAGATCTCCGGCCACGAGACATTCCAGTTAGAGTTCGATCGAGTAACGAAACGATGGTACGTGCGAACAATGCAGGACCGTTACTGGAGCCTGGAGGCCGGCGGCGGCATCCAGGCGTCCGATCACAAGCGCTCGTCGAACGCGCTCTTCGACCTGGCGTGGCAGTCGAACGACGGCACCGTCGCATTGCGCGCTAACAACGGCAAGTTCCTGGCCACTAAGCGGTCCGGCCATCTCTACGCGAACGCCGACTCACTGAACGGCAACGATTCCGACCCCGCTAAGTACCATTTCTACCTGATGAACCGACCGGTGCTGGTGCTGCGGTGCGAACAGGGCTTCGTCGGCCCCAAGAGCGCGGCCAGTCCCAAACTCGAGTGCAACAAGGCTGTCTACGAGACGATACGCGTCGAGCGGTGCGAACGCGGCGTGGTCAGATTCAAAG GACAAAATGGAAAGTATTGGCACGCGGACAGCGAGGGAGTGACCGTGGACTCGGACATGCCGTCCGACGGCTTTTATCTGGAGCTGCGCGAGCCGTCGCGAATCTGCATCAAGTGCGTGGACGGCCGGTATCTCACCGCGGGCAAGAACGGCGTGCTGCGCCTGGGCGACACGGACTACGAGTCCGCCACGAAGTGGGAGTTCTAA